The DNA segment ATAATTCTGTAAGAAGTTACTAGATGGAATTTTGTGCGCACACATAAAATAGGGAACTGCTGAAAATGGTGACTCTGCCAATTTATTAGCATTTATACAAGGCTGACTGAAAACAAAATGAAATGTTGTAAAAAGGTAATTCAAAAGGGTTAATTCTTCAAATTAAGAAAATGATCTTGAAGACAAAGTGACAATGTGCAGGAAAGAAAAGGAGCAATATCTTCATTGTTCATGCAGCATACCATTTGGATGACACATCCAAAGATTTTTGCAACATAATTCTACtacatttcaaaaattaatttattctGGTTCACCATTTGGATGGTTTTGTTAATGCTCTTGGATGAGATGGCTGTTTTGACTATAGAACGGGCATATTTCTATTCTGCAAGTAAACTACAAATATTCCAACAACAAAAGAAATGTGGTGCACATGGATTTTGTGTATGTATTTGTATGACAGATATCTGTATTTTCCATTTGCTCTTCTATCTTTTGTTTCCCATTTTCCTTCTACTTATGAAGCATGGATACTTCAAAATTGTTCACCGTATCTGTATAGTATCTGCGATTCTGTATAAGACATATTGGATATGATAATTGCAGGACATACTTCAAACCATGGTTtacagtaccgaactgtaccgcccggtatgggcggtacgtaccggtccgacaggttaccggtacgcggaccgcctgttaccggtccgagtacactgtagcactatagcagaactacagtactcggcacacctaaatataccgctcggtacacctgggtgtaccgctcggtataccgtaccgtaccggtaccgagcccaggtcgaaacatcggtacggtacggtattgcgaaccttgcttcaaACTACTAGAAAAATCTCTGGATACCATAATATACTTAGGTAACATTTTTTGGTAAAACTTTGATTTTTTAATCATAGAAACAGACTTCTTGCTATCTTCTCTACAACCTCGAAATATTATTTTGTAAAATAATATTGTCACGATGAATAGGTTATGGATGCCAGTGTCTACTTTTTGTGTAATGAGTCATTATAAAATAACTGGCTCTTCTAAGACAACCTTGTCATATAGGCAATTTATACTTCTAAGCATATTTGTTTATTGCTTTACTCATGCCATACCATGTTATTCTCTTATCTCTATCATGTCATATCGGTATTCTGGATCCAGACCTGTGCTCAATAGCTATGTAAATTACTTTTAATGAGAAAAGCATAAATGgtgttcatgcataaagaatgcaTGAAGTATAACAAGCAACAATGTCTAGATcattatggaaaaaaaaaaaaattgaaagatttggcTTACTTGAGCAAATGCATAGGCCAGGGCTGAGTACATCCCTGCTGCTCTTTCACGGTAAAAGACAGTCCTCTCAACGGCCACAATAGGCTGCACAATGATGGCATTGGTGGCCCCAAGGAAGAAAACAGCAGCATATATAGCGCCAAGTATCTCGAGAATGTCTTGTTGTTTGCTCCTGTTTATGTAGCCACATATGAGATTGTAATGGGAAAGCTATACATTGGTTCGATGAATGTACAAAGGATAAGTAGTTAAAAATCATATTCTTTATCAGCATATGTTGGAGCTTCTTCAATATACGAAAGTTTGATCTTTGAGAGACCTAAACAAAAAAGAAGATACAAATGAaaacattcaaaaaatattttattactgATCCTGTAAACATTTTCCCAGAATTTTGAGAGGAAAAAGCTTATCATTGTTATCTATTAATCACCTAAAAGGGGCTAGCACAAGTGTGACCCATTTTAGTAATGTATTCTAAAGTCAAAGTGATCGATATCAAGTAGGTCTTCTAACCAGCAATTGACTCACGGTTACTCATTTAGGTGGTTGGTTGCACAGAATCAATGCCTGTAAACATATTGGGACACTGGAAATACCAAGAAAGGAAAACCAAAAATCAAGAATGATGTCCTGGGGAAGAAATAGTCAAGGAACAAAACTTATTGTTAAAGATTATCAATGGCTTATCCAGGATTGTTATGACCCATAGGCTAGTATCAGTTCATCACAACCTTGCCATATGCAATCCACTGATTGCTGTGTTATTATGTGACATGTCCAAGCAGATCAAGTGGACATTCACATGCCTACTGTTATCTATTAATGTTTTATGCAGCGTGTACATAAGTTGGCAAAAGTACATTGTTGGCTTGCAGAACAGAAGCCAATGTCTTTGCATGAATTAGGCTCTGTAAGTCCTAACAATGGTTTATTAACCTAAGTCATATAATAGCTCGACTATATAACTAACATTCTGGGATTGGAGTAGTTTAACTATTcaacttttatttttctttcataaaatgTCTAATTATTCAACCTTTATGTTTCTTTCATAAAATCTTAATGCAGTTAAAAAGGTTTTTTTCTGCTATGATTTGATCAGCAATTTACTAAACCACGAAAGCTTTAAGAAAAATGCATATCATTTAAGCATATGAGTCGTGAATCACAATTTAAAAATATTaggttggctctgatactaaatgtcatgacccgggccCCTGATAGGTTAAttagcctatcaacttcatttagtcaaaatcattgatcaaaatgcttaagctaaagttaataataatacactcatcatacccttataagtcaattttaatttTGCTCGCTTCTAATCGAGGGTGTTACAGTTACGTGGGCCACAAGAGAAAGGGATTATGTCAAACTATTTACTATCTAAAGTCTAAACATACATAAGCATATACAAGGATTTTACGACCTGTTGAGGGAGGCAGGTTCCTGCTCATCTACATGCGGCTACACCACAGCCACATTTTGGGATTATCAGCCACCAAATTTTTGAAGTGAAGGGATTATTAGCCACATTTTGGTTTCAGATGCAATATGATATATACTTAATTTAAACATGAAGACACAGTTTTAAAAGTTCTAATAGGTTAAtagacaggaaaattatgtgtttaacgatattcatcaaataattaagtATGAATGATACCTTTTTGGGCTAAATATACTGCTTACCTTCTATTTCTATACACAGCGAcaaggaaaatgaagaaaaaaattggaaaaAATTAAGAAACTTACATCTTTCCACCCTTTTGCCAAAACACTGAGCCGAATATAAGGCCTATGACAATTGTCATGAAGAACCGGATGGCATTGTATTCTGGGTTTCTCCAATAAGACCAGTACTGTTTCCAAAAACATGCTTTGCATTGGGTACTGAATCTCTGGGAATATTTTGTAGGAAAATATAGATCTTTTGAATCTGGTGCAGGAATGCTCAATTCCTTGATAAGTTCTTGATTTTTTCTGAATGATACAAAGTGGAGAATAGTAAAATGATTTTAATGTATGTTTGatagtttttttttactttgattaTGAAGTATGAACTATATAGCATCTACTTACTGATAAAGAGGGGAACAAGCATAAACTTCAACAAAATCCAGATTCACGCTAGACTCAACTGAAGGAGAGCTTATCTCCAGCATCCATGTTGCAGGGTTATAACCTTCAGTAATCTTGGGTATCCCTGGAATTGCCTGCAGGATGGTTTTCTTGATAAAGTCATGATTAAATGTGGACTTTACTGATAACAAATCACTCTATTTATACTTTCTATGCCATAATTGCACCTATGGATCTACAAAATATTACTATTATTTAGAAACAATAAGCGGCAGGACAAAAACTATAACAATTTTGTCTTGGTTTATGCAGCAACTGTTTACAATAACAATTGTTGAAATTTCAATCTACAATGAAAACAATTGTTTATACACTTAAATGACTTATTCAACTTCAGAATTGAACTAAGCAGCACTTTTCCTAGAAGAAGTCCAAAAGATAACAGCAATGATATTAATCAGGTAATAGTaatacatgaaaagaaattgtacATATACAAAGTTGCAGAAAATAAATTTTAGTTTTATAAGTAATCATGTGACATGATTTAGTTTTTATTATCACTAAATGATTGGATATTCTCATTCAAAAGAACTTAGAAATCAGAAAAAAGACTCACTTCAAAGTATTCTATAAGTTTGTGAGAGTAACGACCAAGGGGTCCAGCATATATAATTTGACCTCCTGTCTTCATCAGAAGTAGCTggagacagaaaaaaaaaaaaaaaaagagttcttcTCTGACCAATGTACATTAGGATAAAAAGCAAGTTGAATCGGAATAGATACtgcataaaaataaatttaagggaATATGAACCTCATCAAAAGCTTCAAAAATATCTATGCTTGGTTGGTGGATTGTGCAAACAACAGTTCGGCCTGTATCCACTGTATTTCTCACTGTTCGCATAACTATCGCTGCAGTTCTAGCATCAAGGCCTGACGTTGGCTCATCCATAAAGATGATGGATGGGTTTGCAACCAGTTCAACGGCAATCGTGAGTCGCTTTCTTTGTTCAATTGATAAGCCATCAACCCCCGGAAGGCCAACCAAAGAATCTCTCAGTGTATCAAGTTCTACCAGCTCCATAACCTCCTCCACGAACATCTACGGTTTGCAAACACAAAACTAACTGTTACTTTTGTTTAATGATGGATTAAAAAGAGGAGAACAGAAATGCAAGTAGGATGCAGGAATACACATGAATGTCTCCCTCACAAAAGATATGGTACAGATTAGAAATAAAAGATGTGGTACTACTTAAGTGTTGCAAAATGGAATATCGGCCAATACTAGGACTTATTTCCGATCCTcacaaaaagcaaaaaaaaaaatcaaaagtgaaCACTGACCTGTTGTGTTTTCTTGTCTATTTCTGAATCAAGACGGAGCCAAGCAGAGTAAACGAGTGATTCATAGACAGTCACATATGGTGAGTGAATGTCATTTTGTTCACAGTAACCACTTATCCTATCAAAAGTCTCTTGCTTTTTAGGATAACCAGAAATGCTGATGCTCCCTGAAATATAACCACCAGTTTTTCTCCCTGCCAGGACATCCATCAATGTAGTCTTTCCTGCACCGCTAACTCCAACTAGTGCTGTCAGCACACCTGGCCTAAATGCACCACTTACATCAGATAGCAATTGGAGACGATCTTCTTGGATTCCTTGGTTCTTCATTTCCTGATCCAGAAGGGgggaaaaaaatatcacaagaattttctttttttttgttacttCTGTGAaaaaatagtgaccaaacaaatGAGACAATTCCTTAACATTCTTCAAACAAGAAAAGAGAtaccattgtttttttttttttttttgaactaagAAACATTCTCTATAATTCGCATGCATGTACACATTATGTAAAGTGCGCAAGAAAAATTAAATAACCTTTTAAAGCTATGACCTAATGAATACAACAAAAATAAGGAATGTGGCAGCTCATACCAAATGAAACCACTAAAAAGAATTTGCAATCATGTCTAATTCTCAGAGTTCAGATAGTGATCTTATTCCAGCATTAGTTTGCTCCTGAAAGTAGAGAATGGCATGTTTCATGCAAAAATGTATCAAACTCATTATTTAGCATCAACTAAGGAACGTCAGGCAGCTGAACATCCAAGCGAAGCTAGACAAATTGAGTTTCAGTCTATCAATCAGCAAGTAGTTACAACAAACTGGATATGCATCAATACCTACAGTCCATTCAATAATGATTCTGTTGATTCAAATTGTGTGAGTCCATAATTACTACTAACTCCAATCTCCAAAATGGTTGTCAGATGTTGAAACATAAATTAACCAAGAATGAGAAAAGGCACACAGGATTTGTGCAAATAACCATGATTTCGTTAAAATTTAAAGAACTTCAATAATACAGTTGTGATTATTCACTTACAGCAGGCATGTCAACATAGTAGTTCACATGATTGAAAGCAAGAGAGAGAGGCTGGAAAGGCAGAACCATTCCCCTCCTAGCTGGACACACTGAAGAATTAAAACTCTCAGAGCTGTTCCTCCTGGCTGCAACTGCATCAACATCTACGAAAATAAGAAACATTAAATCAATTGAACAACCAAATgaaaagaaatcaaattcacTTAAGATATAGTGTAGCCTCAAGAGTGCTGCTGCAAATATCTGATACAACAGCGTTATAAGAGAATGACCGGGTCACTAATTATTCTCAACCTGGGTCTGTTAGTCATATGCCCCAGCTATTAATTTCATATGTTGTTGATTACCAAATTATtcaaatatcataaaaattgcaatCCCTCATAATGTTATGCCTAAATTATGGCTCAGTACATAGAAAACTAAATCATAAAGGTTGAGTGTATAGTCATCAAAAGCTATCCTGTACTTGGTTACTAGAAACGAGATGCTACAATAAACATCAAGGCACAATGAGAAAGATGAATGCAATTAAACCAGCTAACCGGGTATATCAGGTGCAGTAGACCTCCTGTCACTTTCTATCAATTCAAACCTCTGATCTCCACCTGAtgagttctttcttttcttaCTTTCCAGTTCCTCATCAACAATCATACTTTGAGAACTTGCAATAGCTACAATGAGCAAATTTAGTTCATGTGAGGAAACACTAGATCAATGAAATGAAAAACAGAAAAATTTAATGGAGATCGGCTACTTACGGTTCAAGAAAGTTAGTGAAAGGATAAACAATATATTGAACAGAATAACAAAGCCTATGAGGGCACCAATAGAGACCCAATACCAATATCCATTGACAAACATTCCTCTAGATTTTAAAATAGCAGTTCCTACAGTTGCTGCATCTATGTTGGCATCATTGTTTGGCTGTAACAGAGATAAAGAAAGCATACATTACATTTGGAATATGACTTTTTACTGAACATGCATTCATTatttccaaaatctgaaaacatcAGCATCACCCTTTTAGAGAAACTATACATGCATAGCTATATTCATATGGCATTCAAAGAAAGGTTACATGATAAAAATCTTACGGCGCCCCATCTTGGATCAAGGAACTCATTAATGGCTATAGCATTCTGCCCATACATCAATGGGGAACTCCAGAAGCCCCATTTCCACCATGGTTTGATGTCATCTGTCACATAAAAAAAGAACAAATTTGAGATGTAATCCTACAAGAATCCAAATATCACAAAGTAAATTAAACAATTTGTCATCAGATGACAACTTCTGTTTTGAAAGATAGGTTATTAATTAAAGTAGcaagattttttttcatatacAAAGTATTAATTAAAAGAGGTCATGTACAAAGAAACAAGCAAAGAATCATACATCAGATTACCTTTAGACATGACAAATCCTCCTAGAACAAAAACAAGAAGCACAGAAAACGTTCCAAATGTATTAGCTATAACCATTGTTCTTCCAGTTGCAGCGATGAAGCGGAATAGAGCAAGGGCCACTTGATGTACTAGGAGAAGTACCAGGAACTGGCTGAAGAACCTGTCAAATTATGAAAAGATTGAGATGGCGAATTTTCATTTATCCTATATATCATGTCATTGGAAAAAAGGTGAAGCACTTTGAACATATCTGATCCTTTGTAGAATCATTTTAATTGCTAAATCCTGaataataaaatagaaagaaatattTGAGTACTCACCGGCCTGTAGCAGGAGCAAAACCAATCGCATAATAAGTAAGAAAAATCCATATTCCAGTGTCCAGTAAAGAAAGGGGAATCTTGAGGAGCCAATATGACAGGCCAAAAGCCCAAGGAGGGTAAAACAAGAAATCTCTCTGTTTATAGAACACCGGGAGCTTGTAAATAGTCATTGACAGTTCTGCCATACCATTAAACATCACGTTTATCAAACTGTAAAACAGTGCACCGTAGAACTTGTTACCATCAGGAATTGTCTCGTGGGGCATTTTTGTTCTCAGAAACACGGTCATGGCTATAAATGAAAGTACAGTTATCTGGAAAGTCTTAAAAGCATAGATGAAAGAGTTGCGCTTCATTAGCAACCACTCCCTTGATAAACATGCCTTGAGAAGTTCCCAGTTAGAAATGCCATATTTCTCTGTGGTCAGTGCAGCAGGATGGGCTCTAGATTTATCATAAGGAACACTAAGCTCCTCTGAGAGCTGTTTCCCAACATGAAAGGACTTGAAAAGCTGCACAAACTCGGAGACCGAAATATAATGGTATTGGTTTTTGTTAGACCAGTACTGTTCTTGATCCTTTTTTGAAGTTACCTCTTGAAGAAAGTCTGTGATTCCTTTTCTTTTGGGACACTTGAAACCAACGGACTCAAAGAACTCAAGGACATTCTCTCGAGGACCTTGATAGAGTATTTGTCCCTCAGACAATAGAATAATGTCATCAAAAAGTTCAAATGTCTCTGGTGCAGGTTGAAGAAGAGAAATCAGCACCGTCCCATCCATGACATGAACCATCTGTCTAATAAATTTAACTATTTGAAAGGTGGTAGAACTGTCGAGTCCAGTTGATATTTCATCCATGAAGAGTGCTCTCGCAGGCCCAGCCAACATCTCTCCTGCAACCAAGAACCAACATGTTTACCTTCTTAAGCATGCGATGATTAAGAACAACAGAATAAAAATCAAAACAAAGCTAAACACGTTATTAGCTTCAGAAGTACAACAAGGATACTAATTCCTTTATGACTGGAGACCTGATGCTTATGATTGATGATAGAAATGCCAGCACAGCAAACAAGCTGAAGAGAAGAAACACCCACTCCTTGTACTAATAAAAACAGAAATTATTATGCTTAAACAACATGCTAGGCTCCATCGATCTTGAATTATATGATTGTTAGGGTATTTACACCAATCATGATAGAGCAAACTAAGATGATATCATTCTTCATGATGGTGCTTCAGTTGTAGATGACAACAGGATTTTCCCCTAATAGTTTATTCTGCTTATTTCTGAATTGCATGTGCTTTTTTATTGGAATTTGTATAAAACACCTAGTTTCTTTAGAAAATTTCTCAAGTAGCATAGTTCCTGAACATGCGAACTTCATGTGAAATTGTTCTTGTTGGGTTAGAGATTCTACCAAATTATTTAATGTGTATAATACAATAAACATGCCTTGGCAGAATTTAGTAGAAACTGTTGATAAGCTGGGGAGTCCATGGTAATTAGATGCCTAACACACATAGGTGTCGAAGCCCATCCAATTGGATGAACAAAGAAGTTTGGTTAGCAAGGATCTGCAAATGGCACTTGACAGCAATCTAAATCTCTTAGCGATGGACATAGTTATTGCTACACACCAGTTGTCAACCGTTTCTTTTGGCCCCCAGAAATGCCTCTTCTCATCTCATCACCAACAAGGATGTCTGCACAGATATCCAATCCAAGTGCCTGTTTCCAGAATTTCAGGAATTAGCAATGACATTTACAGATTGACCAGTGATAGAGCTGCAATTATAGAGATGTACGCATGAACCTTGAGAATGTAATCTGTTGCTACACTGGTTTTCTGCCCTTCCATTGCAGTAGCCTTCATGAACACATCAATCTCGGGGTCTGGTTTAATTCCTGCATCCTTCTCTCGTCTTGACAATTCTGACAACATTTCATACCTTGTTCCCACGCCCAAACACCGTCCTGAGAAATCCAAGGTTTCTCGTACTGTCATCTCACCATTGTGAAGGTCCAACTGACTAATGTATGCACAAGTTCGTTGGGGAACAAATTCTGAAAGCTCATGGCCACAATATGTGATTTTACCAAATTCCTGCTGGCAAGGCAAGCACATCAAATGCACATATCTGTATATTATACAAAACCATCTATGCATTTTAGCACACGATATCAGAGACAATTGCATATGCATGTATGATGGTAGAGACCGGGGACACGCACCCTCAGATTTTTATCAAGTTTCCCAGCCAGGGCAAGCAAGAGTGTTGTTTTCCCCGAGGCTGGAGGTCCAAGAAGCAATGTCATCCTGAGAATGAATTAGAAATTAAAggatgaaaaaaagaaaatcatagTGATGTCTGTTTTGAGTTCATAGAACTTTTTCAGAATACAAACCAAACTGGAACTTCATCGAAAAAGTGAATAACATGCTTCAACATTTCATTTAAATTGCTTTTTGTGGCAATATAACTGGGAAGTTACTTTTGCTATTTTTTTTGCTTTCAGGTACTCAGTTTGAGTGTTGGCATGGTCCATCACTGCTTGGATTCATATGCAAAGGATTATACTGTGAAGGAATATGTTAGAGCTTAAATACATTTTTAGGTCTGTCCGTATCAGTTCAAACTTTTAGGAGACGGCTTGTACTTGATTTCTCTTGCGGTTACTATCTCAAAGTGAATGCTGTGGAAAGATCACTATCATGTTGGGCAGATGGCCCattattcagcccatagtgggctttaatTACCCACAGCCAACTTTAGCCTTCTTTCTTCCCATTTaacctaaaccctaactcttttgACTAAGAAAAAGGGGAGAACAGTGgctctggaaaagagaaaagcagcgGTGGCAGTTGAGGACAGGAAaacaagagaaaaaggaaatgaaagaagacaatgatagcccaaaagctgttctcaatcatcaagGCAGTGTTCTTATCTCAAATCAAATTTGCAGCGAATTCTTATTGTGATCACTCGGAGAGATTTTGGATATTGTACATAGTGACAAtctttgtatcccagttattctcttgtgattgttactttggttttgggcaaaagactctGAGATTTatacattcattatttttataatagattTTCTCTGACTTGGCCAGTGATTTTTTACCCTTAACGTTGGAGGGGTTTTCTACGTAAATCTTGATATCctaatttgattgtgattttcgtTTAATTCCGTTACGTGTTACGAACCGGTAAAGTTCTCTTTTTATCCCATCATATCAGGTGACCAAAGTCACAAGAGCTTTTTAATATGCTACAGTGAGGAGCTTTTAGAATTTATTTCAAGCAAGGCTTCTAGGATTCTAAAACTGAAAGGACTTTGATGCCTTTTGCTCTCATACTTTTATTGAAATAAAAATAGATATGGGTTGGaatatttctcaaaaaaattaatGATTAAAAGCGGTTGGCAAGGCAAAATTTTCCAGAAAATTTGGTTTGCTTACCTTGCTGGTTTCAGTATCCCGCTGACATCATTCAAAATTTTTATGGTCCTTTTCttggatggagaaagatttagaaGACCAATAATTCCCTGAATGTTACACATCGAAGAGAGAAAAGAAACATCATATGGACATGAAGGATTTTACAAATGGTTTATAATGACGTAATAAAAAACTTGATTCGTGAGCTTTTTCTAACCTAGCTTGTTAGGAAGAAGTAAAACTTGATAGATCtttacaagaaaataattttaaaaaaaatccctCCGAAGAATCATAATTGGTTCTTATGTGACTATCGATGGACTAAAACCCTCTTCTCTCTAAGTCGACAATAGTAGGAATGGAACTTTTTAGGAAATAGGGACACACCAAAACATTTAGCATTAAAGCTTAAAATGTGACACCATAGTACCTAAATAACAAGCCAAAATAAGATCATAAAACTATGTCCAAATGTAGATCTGGAAAGGTAAATATGAACTGATGTATGCTACTGTTTTAGGGACAGAACTAGGACTAGCAACCACGATAACAAAAATGTCACAGGACATAAAGATTATCAAATGAAGAAGtttctttctctatttttttttccttttttttttttttgttcttctcttgGTTATCATTAAATTTTTAACAAAAGACAGATAGTAGTAATGGTTTCTTATGTTGTTTGCTCTGGATTAAAACACTAGAAAAGTTTCTCCCTGACAAAAAACTTGAGGTGCGGGATAATATTCAGATTCGGCAAACAATGAGATGATTTTGGGTTCAGTGAGTACCTCTAAGATGTTCAGAGTGGAGTTCCACAAGGTGGGAAGTGCTCTGCTTCCCACAGAAACAT comes from the Musa acuminata AAA Group cultivar baxijiao chromosome BXJ2-8, Cavendish_Baxijiao_AAA, whole genome shotgun sequence genome and includes:
- the LOC135618856 gene encoding ABC transporter G family member 39-like isoform X6, whose protein sequence is MTLLLGPPASGKTTLLLALAGKLDKNLRQEFGKITYCGHELSEFVPQRTCAYISQLDLHNGEMTVRETLDFSGRCLGVGTRYEMLSELSRREKDAGIKPDPEIDVFMKATAMEGQKTSVATDYILKALGLDICADILVGDEMRRGISGGQKKRLTTGEMLAGPARALFMDEISTGLDSSTTFQIVKFIRQMVHVMDGTVLISLLQPAPETFELFDDIILLSEGQILYQGPRENVLEFFESVGFKCPKRKGITDFLQEVTSKKDQEQYWSNKNQYHYISVSEFVQLFKSFHVGKQLSEELSVPYDKSRAHPAALTTEKYGISNWELLKACLSREWLLMKRNSFIYAFKTFQITVLSFIAMTVFLRTKMPHETIPDGNKFYGALFYSLINVMFNGMAELSMTIYKLPVFYKQRDFLFYPPWAFGLSYWLLKIPLSLLDTGIWIFLTYYAIGFAPATGRFFSQFLVLLLVHQVALALFRFIAATGRTMVIANTFGTFSVLLVFVLGGFVMSKDDIKPWWKWGFWSSPLMYGQNAIAINEFLDPRWGAPNNDANIDAATVGTAILKSRGMFVNGYWYWVSIGALIGFVILFNILFILSLTFLNPIASSQSMIVDEELESKKRKNSSGGDQRFELIESDRRSTAPDIPDVDAVAARRNSSESFNSSVCPARRGMVLPFQPLSLAFNHVNYYVDMPAEMKNQGIQEDRLQLLSDVSGAFRPGVLTALVGVSGAGKTTLMDVLAGRKTGGYISGSISISGYPKKQETFDRISGYCEQNDIHSPYVTVYESLVYSAWLRLDSEIDKKTQQMFVEEVMELVELDTLRDSLVGLPGVDGLSIEQRKRLTIAVELVANPSIIFMDEPTSGLDARTAAIVMRTVRNTVDTGRTVVCTIHQPSIDIFEAFDELLLMKTGGQIIYAGPLGRYSHKLIEYFEKTILQAIPGIPKITEGYNPATWMLEISSPSVESSVNLDFVEVYACSPLYQKNQELIKELSIPAPDSKDLYFPTKYSQRFSTQCKACFWKQYWSYWRNPEYNAIRFFMTIVIGLIFGSVFWQKGGKMSKQQDILEILGAIYAAVFFLGATNAIIVQPIVAVERTVFYRERAAGMYSALAYAFAQVSIELIYIPPLGLLYSLLLFPMIGFSWRADAFLWFFFFIVICFVYFVLYGMMVIALTPNHHIASILSSFFYNFWNLFAGFVIARPLIPVWWRWYYWGDPVSWTIYGIVSSQLGTKDDLVAIPGAGSLTVKQFLKDNLGFQHSFLGCVALAHLGFVLLFFLIFGYSIKYLNFQKK
- the LOC135618856 gene encoding pleiotropic drug resistance protein 2-like isoform X8 — encoded protein: MCLPCQQEFGKITYCGHELSEFVPQRTCAYISQLDLHNGEMTVRETLDFSGRCLGVGTRYEMLSELSRREKDAGIKPDPEIDVFMKATAMEGQKTSVATDYILKALGLDICADILVGDEMRRGISGGQKKRLTTGEMLAGPARALFMDEISTGLDSSTTFQIVKFIRQMVHVMDGTVLISLLQPAPETFELFDDIILLSEGQILYQGPRENVLEFFESVGFKCPKRKGITDFLQEVTSKKDQEQYWSNKNQYHYISVSEFVQLFKSFHVGKQLSEELSVPYDKSRAHPAALTTEKYGISNWELLKACLSREWLLMKRNSFIYAFKTFQITVLSFIAMTVFLRTKMPHETIPDGNKFYGALFYSLINVMFNGMAELSMTIYKLPVFYKQRDFLFYPPWAFGLSYWLLKIPLSLLDTGIWIFLTYYAIGFAPATGRFFSQFLVLLLVHQVALALFRFIAATGRTMVIANTFGTFSVLLVFVLGGFVMSKDDIKPWWKWGFWSSPLMYGQNAIAINEFLDPRWGAPNNDANIDAATVGTAILKSRGMFVNGYWYWVSIGALIGFVILFNILFILSLTFLNPIASSQSMIVDEELESKKRKNSSGGDQRFELIESDRRSTAPDIPDVDAVAARRNSSESFNSSVCPARRGMVLPFQPLSLAFNHVNYYVDMPAEMKNQGIQEDRLQLLSDVSGAFRPGVLTALVGVSGAGKTTLMDVLAGRKTGGYISGSISISGYPKKQETFDRISGYCEQNDIHSPYVTVYESLVYSAWLRLDSEIDKKTQQMFVEEVMELVELDTLRDSLVGLPGVDGLSIEQRKRLTIAVELVANPSIIFMDEPTSGLDARTAAIVMRTVRNTVDTGRTVVCTIHQPSIDIFEAFDELLLMKTGGQIIYAGPLGRYSHKLIEYFEKTILQAIPGIPKITEGYNPATWMLEISSPSVESSVNLDFVEVYACSPLYQKNQELIKELSIPAPDSKDLYFPTKYSQRFSTQCKACFWKQYWSYWRNPEYNAIRFFMTIVIGLIFGSVFWQKGGKMSKQQDILEILGAIYAAVFFLGATNAIIVQPIVAVERTVFYRERAAGMYSALAYAFAQVSIELIYIPPLGLLYSLLLFPMIGFSWRADAFLWFFFFIVICFVYFVLYGMMVIALTPNHHIASILSSFFYNFWNLFAGFVIARPLIPVWWRWYYWGDPVSWTIYGIVSSQLGTKDDLVAIPGAGSLTVKQFLKDNLGFQHSFLGCVALAHLGFVLLFFLIFGYSIKYLNFQKK